The sequence CCATCAGTATAGCTGGACGTTTAATACGTTTGCGAATTTTAGGAAAAGCATCTTTTGGAGAAATTAAAGACCATACTGGACGTATACAAATATACTTTAATAAGAATCATTTTTACTCAGAAAAAATGGGGAAAGAGGATTCCTACAATATTCTTTTAAAGAAACTTATAGATATAGGAGATATTATTGGAGTTAAAGGTTTTTTATTTAAGACAAAGATGGATGAAATTACTATCCATGTTCATAGATTAACTTTACTGTCTAAATCTTTACGTCCATTACCACAAGTAAAAGTGGATAAAAATAAAAAAATATATGATGCCTTTTCTAATACAGAACAACGTTATCGTATGCGTTATGTAGATCTTATTGTGAATGATCATGTGAAAGAAATCTTTTTAAAAAGAACTCGTATAATACGAGAAATTAGAAATTTTTTAGACCATAAAGGTTATCTAGAAGTAGACACTCCTATTCTACAATCCATTCCTGGTGGAGCTATAGCTCGTCCTTTTATAACCTATCATAATTCACTTGGAATTCCATTATATTTGCGTATTGCTAATGAACTTTATTTGAAAAGACTAATAATTGGTGGTTTTCATGGAGTCTATGAATTTTCTAAGAATTTTAGAAATGAAGGAATGGATCGTCTTCATAATCCAGAATTTACTGTGCTAGAACTTTATGTTGCTTACAAAGATTATTATTGGATGATGAAATTCACAGAAGAACTTATGAAGTGTATTTACAAAAAAGTACAAAATGAATATAATATAGAAAAAAAAAACAATTGGATTAGCTTTCAAACTCCGTTCCCTAGAATCCCTATTTTTGAGGCCATTAAAAAAAATACTGGATTGGATATCAAAGATATGGAAGAGGAAGGATTAAGAAAAATTTGTAAAAAATTGCATATAGTGGAAAATAGAAAAATGAACAAATCTAAAATGATTGAGAACATTTTTGAAGAAAAATGCAAAAAACATTATAAAAATCCGACTTTCATTATTGATTATCCTGTAGAAATGAGTCCTTTAACTAAAAGACATCGTCATAAAAAAAATTTATCAGAACGTTTTGAACTTATTATCAATGGACAAGAAATTGCTAATGCTTATTCAGAACTTAATGATCCTATAGATCAACTTGATCGTTTTCGAAAACAAATATCAGAAAAAAATACAGATGAATCTATGTTTATTGATCAAGATTTTATACGTGCTTTAGAATTTGGAATGCCTCCTACTGCAGGTATTGGAATTGGAATAGATAGATTAGTGATGTTACTGACACAAAAAAATTCTATTCAGGAAGTCTTATTTTTTCCGCAAATGCGTCCAGAAAATAGAGAATAAGATTATTTGACTCCTAATACTTTTAATCCATTTTTCGTAGAAATTTCCACCAAATGGTCGATGTCATAATAATGACAAGCTTCTAACATAACACGCAATTCTATCCAAAGATTTCCATCAGAAAAAGGTTTGTATATATCACAGATATTATCGGTTCCAAAAGCTACTATAATTCCTTCAGAAACCATTTCATCCACTGGAGTAATGGAATTATGGCTAGGAGTAAAACGTTCACTTCTAGTGTGATCAATCCAAGCAATAGGACAAGATATTACCATTAAATGAGCTCTTTTCATTAATTGGTATATTTCATAACGATATTTTCTATCATGTGCTGCTAAAGAAATACTATGTATCGCGACTACTTTTCCTTGCATCCCATATTCAATAGTTTTTTTCGCTAGTTTTTCAGTTTCTTTTTCTTCATTGGTATTAAATTGATCCACATGTACATGTACTAACTTTCCCTCTTTTTTAGCTATTTTTAGTAAAATATCGATATGTTCATCTTCTCTTCCATAATCCTTAGCGGGTAATCCTCCAATAATATCTACAAATTCCACTGATTGATCCAACCAATATTTCGATTTTTTATCCAAAACTCCTTTAAGAACTTGATTGGCGAAACGTAGATGAATAGAACGACCATAATTATTTCTCAATTTTTTAGCCGCTTTTAATGCCCTATCTTCAATAATTTCATCCACATCAATAAAAGTACATAATGCTTGTGTTCCTTGCCTTAAGAAGTATTCCAAAGCTTTTTCCATACGAATATAAATGTCCTCTTCTGTAGCTAAACGTTTCATTTCATCAACTAAATACCATTTTTTTTTAAGAGAATAATAAGAGTATTTAAAATTCTTGTTGGTTAGAGTATAAGCTCTATCCAAGTGTGCATGAGCATTCACCCATCCTCCTTTTTGTTTGACTTTTTCTATAATAATTTTTTTAGGATTCATAACTTTTAAATATTGGAAATCCAAATAACTTTTTTAGTTATAAAAAATGATTCTTGAAAATAATTTCTTAGAGGATATTCTACCGCGTGAGGGAATTTTTTTAATTCATCAGAAAGATCTCCTCCTTTTATATATAAGGATCCATTCTTAATTTTACAGTTAGATTTGCATCTAAATTTATTTTTTATCCAATTATGTATTTTTTCTATTTTTGCTACATATCTGCTGACAACGAAATCAAATCTATATTCTAATTTTTCTGCACGTATACAAATAGCATGCGCATTTTTTAATTGTAGATTATGGATAATTTTTTCTACAATGTTAATTTTTTTACTAATGGAATCAACTAATATAAATTCTGTATGAGGAAAAATTATAGATAAAGGTATTCCTGGAAAACCACCTCCCGTTCCTAAATCCATAACACACGATCCAGGAAAAAAAGAAAATACTTTAGCAATTCCTAAACAAAAAAGAACATGTTGTTGATAAAAATTGTATAATTTTCTTCTAGAAATAATATTTACATAAGAATTCCAATAGGCATACAAATCTTTCAATAAAGACAATTTATTGATTTGTTGATCCAATAAATCTGGAAAATACTTTTTAATTAATTCCATAATCATAATTTATAATCAAATTTATTTAGATTTGCCATCATTTCAAATTTTCTATCTATGAAAAATAGATTATTATCCAAACGGATACAAAATATATCTTTTTCGCAAACTTTAGCTATGTCTAGTAAAGCTAGAGAATTAAAAAATAAAGGAGAAGACATCATTAACTTAAGTGTAGGGGAACCTAACTTTTCCCCACCTTATTTCGTTTTGAATGCTGCAAAAAAGGCTATTGATGAAGGATATCATTACTATACTCCAGTTTCCGGATATTTAGAACTTAGAGAAATAATATGCAAAAAATTTTATCGTGATAATGGGTTGAAATATTTTCCTTCTCAGATTGTAATTTCTACTGGAGGGAAACAATCTATTATGAATGTTCTTTTATCTTTACTGGATAAAAATGATGAAGTTATCATTCCCTCTCCATATTGGGTTAGTTATTATCAAATGGTTAAATTGTGTGAAGCGACTCCTGTTATCATTCCTACAACTATAACAAACAATTTTAAAATTCATAAAAAACAATTAGAAGAAGCTATTACCCAAAAAACAAAATTATTTATTTTTAATACCCCATGCAATCCTACAGGAAGTGTTTACTCCTATAAAGAATTAAAAGATTTAGTAGAAATTTTAAAAAAACATCCAAAAGTAATTATTCTTTCTGATGAGATTTATGAACATATCTGTTATTCTGAAAAACATACTAGTATTGCTGTTTTTCCTGATATTCATCATAGAGTCATTACACTCAATGGATTGTCTAAAGCTTTCTCTATGACAGGATGGAGAATTGGATATATTGGAGCTCCAGAATGGATTGCTAGGTCTTGTGATAAAATACAGGGGCAAATGACTTCTTGTGCTAATTCTATCGCACAACGTGCAGCTATTTCCGCATTAAAAGCTTCCCCAATTGAAATAGAATATATGATCAAGGAGTTTAAAAAAAGGAGAAATTTAGTTTTGGATATGATAAAGGAAATTCCTGGAATTAAAACTAATAAGCCAAATGGAGCTTTTTATATATTTCCAAAGGTTTCAGATCTTTTTGGAAAAAAATTTTATGGAAGAATTATCCATAATTCAGAAGATTTATCTTCATTTTTACTTGATAAAGCTAAAGTTGCCACTGTTAGTGGAAGTTCTTTTGGAAATGATGAATGTTTACGTATTTCTTATGCTTCCACAGAAGATAAAATTATAGAAGCCTTTACAAGAATAAAAAAAGTATTGAATTAATTTTTTGGGTGGACGACCGGATTCGAACCGGCGACCCTCAGAACCACAATCTGATGCTCTAAACCAACTGAGCTACGTCCACCATTTCCTTCTTTCTAACAAATATAGACAATCGATTAATTTATTGACAAAAACTTTCTATAATTTTTTTACAATAAGAGAAAAGATCCCTATAGATCCATCTTCTGATGGATCCTCTTTCTTGTATAGGATATAAAAGGTGAACATTGGATCCTGCATCTAGTGTAAAATAGATATTGCTTTTGCTTTTTCTTCTAAAATCCCATACTTTATAAAGTACATGAAGTGTATTTGGTTTCATCCATAAAAAATATGGATTAGAGGTCATAATCAGAGCATGAAGAGTCAAAGCTTCATGTTCTATTAATTCTCCAAAATTTTTTAAATCCCCCATTTTCAATATAGATATTAGTCTTTCCATATTTCTATTAGCACATTTTAATCTATCCTTAGCATAAGGATGGTTATTCATTAACTGATGTCCTTTTGAACTCAAAATTGGTTTAGGTTCTTCATCTATTACCAAAATAGTATCTATAATACTTGTAAAAATAGGGTGAACTTTATAGGGATAGGGAATTGCATAAAGATTATTGCTGCCTTTTATGGATTTATGTCTACCCCAAACTACAAGTCCAGGGTATATAGATCTACAAGCACTTCCAGATCCTAATCTGGCTAAAAAAGAAGCTTTTCTTAAAAAAAAATCTTTTTTTAAAGAAGAATCTAGTTTTTTTTCTATTTCCATGATACACAAAGCTAAAGCACTCATGGAGGAAGCTGAAGAAGCAATTCCACTACTATGTGGAAAAGTATTCTCGGTTTCTATAACAAAATTAAAATATCGAATATAAGAACAATACAATGATATTCTATGAAAAAATTCCAATATTTTTGGAAGGAAACTAGTTTTTTCTTTTCCGGAAAAAAAAATCCTTATAGATCTTTTTTTTTTCTTTCTCCAAGAGAATAAATAACTTTTGTTATCGTGTAAACATTTTCTAGAGAATAACTAATAGACGAATTCAATGGAATTTGAATCCTATTTTTCTGCTTCCCCCAATATTTTATTAGAGCTATATTAGAAGGACTTTTTTTTGTTATTACTCCGTTTGAAACGATAAAATCGTTTTGATCTTTTTTATAAAAAAAACAATTACTTCTCAAAATTTACGTAATAAAAAAATACTTATTAAATTCATCAATCATTATTCTCACGTTTTTTTCCTATATAATTTAACATTTTTTTATCATCAAATTCTCCTTCAGAACGAGCAATCACACAACTAGCTAATCCATTTCCTATAACATTTACGGTAGTACGAGCCATATCCATTAATTCATCTATTCCTATAATGGCTAATATAGGCCAGTTAGGTAAACCAAAAGAAGCTACAGTAGCTAAAAGAATTACTAAAGAAGCTCTAGGAACACCAGCAACCCCTTTACTAGTTAAAATTAAAGTTAAACCTATAAATATTTGTTGACTAAAACTTAAAGGAATTCCAGAAGCTTGTGCTACAAAAATAGTAGCTAAAGATAAATAAAGAGTAGTCCCATCTAAGTTAAAACTGTAACCAGTAGGAATCACAAAAGCAATAATTTTTCTAGGAACTCCTAATTTTTCTAAATTCTCCATAAGAAGAGGTAAAGCGGATTCTGAACTTGTAGTGGCAAACGCTAATGATACAGGTTCCATTAAGGCTTTTACAAATCCTTTCAAAGGAACTTTAATCCATAAGAGTATGGGAAGTAAAACCAGTATTAAAAATAGAAACAAAGCGATATAAAGCGTCAATAACAATTGAAAAAGATTATATAATATATCCAACCCCATATGTCCTACTGTATAAGCTATAGCAGATCCAACCCCTATAGGAGCAAAATACATGATTATTTTGGTAAATTTAAACATGATCTCTGAAAGGCTCTCTGCCAATATCAATATTGGTATACGTTTTTTTTTATCCAAGAATACCATAGATATTCCAAAAATTACGGAAAAAACTACAATAGGTAATACCTCTCCATGATATATAGATTTAATGAAATTTTCTGGAAAAACGTGAAGTATGGTATCTTGCCAAGTTTTACTTTCTACTTTTGGCAATTGGTTTCCTGTTATTCCTGAAGGCATAACAATTCCTACTCCAGCTTGGGATACATTAATAGCAATAAGACCAATGAATAAGGCTAAAGTTGTAACTATTTCAAAATATAATAGGGATTTCCATCCCATATTCCCTAATTGTTTAATATTGGAGTGACTTGCTATGCCAACTACTAAAGTGGAAAATAATATTGGAGCTATAATAGTTTTGATAAGCCTCAAAAATATTTGAGATAAGAATCTCATTTCCATAGCTATTTTCGGTTGATCTATTCCGAATTCTATTCCTATGATAATGGATAACAATATCCAAGTCGTTAAGTCCTTTTTCAAAAAGGAATAAAATATGAAAATAGAGATGACAACACATCTTAATAGACAAAGAGTCAATGGATTTAATCCCAAAAAATTTTTGGATAAGTGTATGACCACATATGCAAAAAAACTTAAAAATGCTATTAGTAAAATTTTTTTTTTTTTTATTTTCATTCCAATATTCATTTTGTAATAAAATCCAACCTAAAAAAAAAGGATAATTCGGTGACAGACCCGTGAGGACTCGAACCCCAACTAACAGAACCAAAATCTGCTGTGCTACCGTTACACAACGGGTCTATGAAAAATGTAAATATATACCATTTTTTTTCAAAAACATTAATCCGGATGCGTGCAACGAATTATCCATATATATTTTATATTTACCGTAATTGTAATTCATTCATCAAAATTATGTCTGTTAAAATACGATTAAAAAGAATTGGAAAAAAACATAGGCCTATTTACCATATAGTAGTAGCCGATTCCCGTTCTCCAAGAAATGGAAAATTTATTGAAAAAATAGGAACTTATAATCCTCATACGGATCCTCCTTCAACTGTACTAAGAATAGAAAATTCTGTATCATGGTTGATAAAAGGAGCACAACCTACAGATACAGTGAAATCTATTTTTAGAAGAAATGGAGTGTACCTCAAAAAACATTTATTAGAAGGAGTTAAAAAAGGAGTATTAAGGGATGAAGAAGCACATCAAAAATTCCATCTTTGGAAAAAGAAAAATTAGTAGTATGGACCGTTTTAATCATTTCCAATTGGTTTAACCAAATAATGTATAACAATAAAGAAAAATCCCAAAATAATTCTATAATATCCGAATAGTTTAAAATTCTTTCTTTCTATATAGGACATAAAACATTTTATGGATATGATTCCTGTAATAAAAGCTATTATATTTCCAATCAATAATAATCCTATTTCTTGCAAAATAAGTTCTTTTGAAAAAAGAAAACCTATACGGAAATCAAATAAGGAAAAACTTAAATAAATTGAGGGGAAGTAATGTTCCATTAATTTTTTACATGTAGCAATTACAATAACCGGAATAGATAAAAAAAAGGAAAATTCAATAGCTTTTTTTCTTTCAATATTTTGAAGCATACAAGATGTTATAGTAGCAGCACTTCTAGATACTCCTGGAATTAGAGAAAGACATTGAAATAATCCAATAATAAAAGCTTTAAAATAAGTAAGATTATGATTCTTTTTTTTAGAAAAATTTTTTTCATAATAATTTTCTGCTTTCAAAATAACTAGTCCTCCTATAAGAAGAGAAATAGCTACAATAAGTGGATTTTCTAAAAAAAAAGTTATTCTACTGTTGAAGAAAAAACCAAACAATCCTATGGGAAAACTAGCTATAAAAATTTTTAAATAAAAATCCAATTTTTGAAAAAAAAACTTTTTTCTATATAAAAGAACAACCGAAAAAACAGCTCCAAGTTGAACCGATATTAGGAATAATTTTGTTATCCTTTTATTCAGTATTCCCATTAAGGAAGATGCAAGGATCATATGTCCTGTAGAAGAAATAGGAAAAAATTCTGTAATCCCTTCAATAATACCTAATAGGATTGACTGAATATAATTCATTAAAAAATTGTTTTACACGATGGATAAAAAATATTCTAAACATCAATTTTTGCATGTATTGCATTTTTTTCTATGAAATTTCTACGTGGAGGAACTTCATCTCCCATAAGAATGGAAAATATTTTATCAGCTTTCGAAAGGTTTTCTATATTCACTTTTCGTAAGGTTCTTTTTTTTGGATTCATAGTAGTATCCCAAAGTTGTTCTGCATTCATTTCTCCTAATCCTTTGTAACGTTGTACATTTACATTTTTCCTACCCCCTAATTGGTGAAGAATATTTTCTCTTTCCTGATCACTCCAAGCATAATATTGAAAACGATTTCCTTTTCGGATTAAATAAAGTGGAGGGGTAGCAATATAAATGTGTCCTTTTTCTATTAATGGTTTCATATAACGAAAAAACAATGTCAAAATCAAAGTAGAAATATGACTACCATCTATATCCGCATCTGTCATAATAATAATTTTATTATATCTAAGTTTTTTGATATTTAAATTATTTTGATTGTTTTCAGTTTCAATAGAAACCCCTAAGGAGGTAAATATATTTCTTATTTCCTCATTTTCAAATATTTTATACTGAACGGCCTTTTCTACATTTAGTATCTTACCTCGCAGAGGCAAGATGGCTTGAAATTTTCTATCTCTACCTTGTTTAGCAGTTCCACCTGCAGAATCTCCTTCTACCAAATAGATTTCGCAATCTTCTGGTTTATTGAAGGAACAGTCCGCTAATTTTCCAGGTAAAAAACTATTGTGGATTGGATTATTTTTTTGTATAAATTCTCTTGCTTTTTTAGCAGCTTGACGAGCTTTAGCGGATAAGATCACTTTTTCTATAATTTTTTTTCTATCACTAGGATGTTCTTCTAAATAAATATTCAATCTTTCCCCAACTATTTTTTCTACAACTCCTCCTACTTCGTGATTGCTTAATTTTGTTTTAGTTTGTCCTTCAAATTGAGGTTCCATCACCCTGACAGAAATAATAGCTGTAATTCCTTCTCGGAAATCATCTCCTGTTAATTCTATTTTTTTATCTTTATTGGATAATGAACCATATACATCCGCGTATTTCTTTAACGTTCTTGTTAAAGCTCTTCGAAATCCAGATATATGAGTCCCTCCATCATAAGTATGGATATTATTAACATAAGAATAAATTTTTTCTTTGAAAGAAGTATTGTATTGCATCGCTATTTCTACAATGGTACTTTCTCTCTCTCCTTCAATGGAAATAATGTTTTTGGTTAATGTATCTTTATTTTTATCCAAAATAGAAAGGTATTCTTTTAATCCATTTTTAGAGGAAAAATATTCCTTCTTTTTATTCCTTTCATCTTTTAAAAACAAGTGTAATCCTTTATTTAGAAAAGATAATTCTTTCAAACGTTTGGATAATATGTCATAATCATATGTGATAGAACTAAAAATAGAATGATCAGCCAAATAATGGATTTTTGTTCCTTTATTATTGGTTCTTCCTAAACATTTTACATCATAAAGAGCTTTTCCTTTAAAATATTCCTGTTGGTAAACTTTTCCATTACGATAAATGGTGACTATAAGAGTTCTGGATAAGGCATTTACGCAGGATATCCCTACTCCATGCAATCCTCCAGAAACTTTATAGGAGTTTTTATCGAATTTTCCTCCTGCTCCAATTTTAGTCATTACTACTTCAAGAGCTGATTTACCTTCTTTTTTATGAATATCTATTGGAATTCCACGACCATTGTCAAGAACTGTAATAAATCCATCCTTGTGAATTGTTACCCATATTTTATCACAAAAACCGGCTAAGGATTCATCTACGGAATTATCTATCACTTCGTAAGCCAAATGATGTAATCCTCTAATTCCTACGTCTCCAATATACATAGAAGGTCTAATCCTTATGTGTTCTATTCCTTCTAAAGATTGTATACTATCTGCCGTATAATCTTTTGTTTCACTTTTCCTCATAATCCTAATTTTTTTATTTTGTTTTGTATCGATCGATAAAGATAGATATAAAAAAGTGAAAATATAGAACGATTAATTTATGGGACCATAGGACCATATTGTATTTCTTCTTATGGATTGGATTGTTTACGGATCCACTCTTTTATTTTTTGATGATGTCCAGATAAAAGTATTTTTGGAACGGATAACCCTTTATAAATTACCGGACGAGTGTAAATAGAACCTCTTTGAAGCGAATCCGTCATCATGGAATCTGGATTATTAAGTACTCCAGGTAACAATCTGGTTATAGCATCTACTACAACAGCTGCCGCTAGTTCTCCCCCAGATAAAATATAAGGTCCGATAGATATTTCTTTGGAAATTAAGTGATCTCTAATTCTCTGATCAATTCCTTTATAACGACCACAAAGAATAAGAATATTTTTTTTGTAAGTTAATTCTTTAGCATCCTTTTGTGAAAAAATATTACCATCAGGAGTCATGAAAATTTTTTCATCGTAATTTCTTTCTGAGAATAGTTTGTGAAAACACCTATATACAGGTTCTATTCGAATAACCATTCCGGATCCCCCTCCATAAGGATAATCGTCCACTTTCTTACATATTCCTAAACCATAATCTCGTAAATCATGAATATAAATCTCCATAATTCCTTTATATATAGCTCTTTTAATGAGAAAATTATACAAGGTCCCCTTTAGTATTTCAGGAGCTACGCTAACAATATCTATACGCATTTTTTTTTGAATTAATATTTAACGTAAAATAGTGAAAAAATTCTACCTTTGTTAATATAATAATTTTTTAAAATGAGTTATTTAGTCTCCATAGTAGGACGTCCCAATGTAGGAAAATCGACATTGTTTAACCGTCTTGTAGGAAAAAGAAAAGCTATAGTACATGTTAAAAGTGGAGTAACAAGGGATCGTATTTATGGAAATTCTGAATGGAATGGAGTTACTTTTTCTGTAGTAGATACAGGAGGATATAATAATAAGATGGATATTCTGGATACAGAAATTAGGAAACAAATTTTAATAGCTGTAAAAGAATCTGATGTAATTTTGTTTTTGATCGATATGAAAATAGGCTTACTCGATGTAGAGATAGAAATTTCTCAAATACTAAGAAAGTATCAAAAATCAATTCTATTGATCGTGAATAAAGTAGATAACGGAACATACATGTATCATAATACAGATTTTTTTCGTTTAGGATTTAGTAATTATTATTTTATTTCCGCTATAAATGGGAG comes from Blattabacterium sp. (Mastotermes darwiniensis) str. MADAR and encodes:
- a CDS encoding cation:dicarboxylate symporter family transporter; protein product: MNIGMKIKKKKILLIAFLSFFAYVVIHLSKNFLGLNPLTLCLLRCVVISIFIFYSFLKKDLTTWILLSIIIGIEFGIDQPKIAMEMRFLSQIFLRLIKTIIAPILFSTLVVGIASHSNIKQLGNMGWKSLLYFEIVTTLALFIGLIAINVSQAGVGIVMPSGITGNQLPKVESKTWQDTILHVFPENFIKSIYHGEVLPIVVFSVIFGISMVFLDKKKRIPILILAESLSEIMFKFTKIIMYFAPIGVGSAIAYTVGHMGLDILYNLFQLLLTLYIALFLFLILVLLPILLWIKVPLKGFVKALMEPVSLAFATTSSESALPLLMENLEKLGVPRKIIAFVIPTGYSFNLDGTTLYLSLATIFVAQASGIPLSFSQQIFIGLTLILTSKGVAGVPRASLVILLATVASFGLPNWPILAIIGIDELMDMARTTVNVIGNGLASCVIARSEGEFDDKKMLNYIGKKRENND
- a CDS encoding amidohydrolase family protein yields the protein MNPKKIIIEKVKQKGGWVNAHAHLDRAYTLTNKNFKYSYYSLKKKWYLVDEMKRLATEEDIYIRMEKALEYFLRQGTQALCTFIDVDEIIEDRALKAAKKLRNNYGRSIHLRFANQVLKGVLDKKSKYWLDQSVEFVDIIGGLPAKDYGREDEHIDILLKIAKKEGKLVHVHVDQFNTNEEKETEKLAKKTIEYGMQGKVVAIHSISLAAHDRKYRYEIYQLMKRAHLMVISCPIAWIDHTRSERFTPSHNSITPVDEMVSEGIIVAFGTDNICDIYKPFSDGNLWIELRVMLEACHYYDIDHLVEISTKNGLKVLGVK
- the trmD gene encoding tRNA (guanosine(37)-N1)-methyltransferase TrmD, giving the protein MRIDIVSVAPEILKGTLYNFLIKRAIYKGIMEIYIHDLRDYGLGICKKVDDYPYGGGSGMVIRIEPVYRCFHKLFSERNYDEKIFMTPDGNIFSQKDAKELTYKKNILILCGRYKGIDQRIRDHLISKEISIGPYILSGGELAAAVVVDAITRLLPGVLNNPDSMMTDSLQRGSIYTRPVIYKGLSVPKILLSGHHQKIKEWIRKQSNP
- a CDS encoding undecaprenyl-diphosphate phosphatase, with amino-acid sequence MNYIQSILLGIIEGITEFFPISSTGHMILASSLMGILNKRITKLFLISVQLGAVFSVVLLYRKKFFFQKLDFYLKIFIASFPIGLFGFFFNSRITFFLENPLIVAISLLIGGLVILKAENYYEKNFSKKKNHNLTYFKAFIIGLFQCLSLIPGVSRSAATITSCMLQNIERKKAIEFSFFLSIPVIVIATCKKLMEHYFPSIYLSFSLFDFRIGFLFSKELILQEIGLLLIGNIIAFITGIISIKCFMSYIERKNFKLFGYYRIILGFFFIVIHYLVKPIGND
- the rsmG gene encoding 16S rRNA (guanine(527)-N(7))-methyltransferase RsmG — translated: MELIKKYFPDLLDQQINKLSLLKDLYAYWNSYVNIISRRKLYNFYQQHVLFCLGIAKVFSFFPGSCVMDLGTGGGFPGIPLSIIFPHTEFILVDSISKKINIVEKIIHNLQLKNAHAICIRAEKLEYRFDFVVSRYVAKIEKIHNWIKNKFRCKSNCKIKNGSLYIKGGDLSDELKKFPHAVEYPLRNYFQESFFITKKVIWISNI
- the gyrB gene encoding DNA topoisomerase (ATP-hydrolyzing) subunit B; amino-acid sequence: MRKSETKDYTADSIQSLEGIEHIRIRPSMYIGDVGIRGLHHLAYEVIDNSVDESLAGFCDKIWVTIHKDGFITVLDNGRGIPIDIHKKEGKSALEVVMTKIGAGGKFDKNSYKVSGGLHGVGISCVNALSRTLIVTIYRNGKVYQQEYFKGKALYDVKCLGRTNNKGTKIHYLADHSIFSSITYDYDILSKRLKELSFLNKGLHLFLKDERNKKKEYFSSKNGLKEYLSILDKNKDTLTKNIISIEGERESTIVEIAMQYNTSFKEKIYSYVNNIHTYDGGTHISGFRRALTRTLKKYADVYGSLSNKDKKIELTGDDFREGITAIISVRVMEPQFEGQTKTKLSNHEVGGVVEKIVGERLNIYLEEHPSDRKKIIEKVILSAKARQAAKKAREFIQKNNPIHNSFLPGKLADCSFNKPEDCEIYLVEGDSAGGTAKQGRDRKFQAILPLRGKILNVEKAVQYKIFENEEIRNIFTSLGVSIETENNQNNLNIKKLRYNKIIIMTDADIDGSHISTLILTLFFRYMKPLIEKGHIYIATPPLYLIRKGNRFQYYAWSDQERENILHQLGGRKNVNVQRYKGLGEMNAEQLWDTTMNPKKRTLRKVNIENLSKADKIFSILMGDEVPPRRNFIEKNAIHAKIDV
- a CDS encoding pyridoxal phosphate-dependent aminotransferase, which translates into the protein MKNRLLSKRIQNISFSQTLAMSSKARELKNKGEDIINLSVGEPNFSPPYFVLNAAKKAIDEGYHYYTPVSGYLELREIICKKFYRDNGLKYFPSQIVISTGGKQSIMNVLLSLLDKNDEVIIPSPYWVSYYQMVKLCEATPVIIPTTITNNFKIHKKQLEEAITQKTKLFIFNTPCNPTGSVYSYKELKDLVEILKKHPKVIILSDEIYEHICYSEKHTSIAVFPDIHHRVITLNGLSKAFSMTGWRIGYIGAPEWIARSCDKIQGQMTSCANSIAQRAAISALKASPIEIEYMIKEFKKRRNLVLDMIKEIPGIKTNKPNGAFYIFPKVSDLFGKKFYGRIIHNSEDLSSFLLDKAKVATVSGSSFGNDECLRISYASTEDKIIEAFTRIKKVLN
- the rpsP gene encoding 30S ribosomal protein S16, encoding MSVKIRLKRIGKKHRPIYHIVVADSRSPRNGKFIEKIGTYNPHTDPPSTVLRIENSVSWLIKGAQPTDTVKSIFRRNGVYLKKHLLEGVKKGVLRDEEAHQKFHLWKKKN
- the lysS gene encoding lysine--tRNA ligase, which codes for MPNLSEQQIIRRKKLNQLRLLGINPYPTEEYCITNTIVDIQKNFIEKETISIAGRLIRLRILGKASFGEIKDHTGRIQIYFNKNHFYSEKMGKEDSYNILLKKLIDIGDIIGVKGFLFKTKMDEITIHVHRLTLLSKSLRPLPQVKVDKNKKIYDAFSNTEQRYRMRYVDLIVNDHVKEIFLKRTRIIREIRNFLDHKGYLEVDTPILQSIPGGAIARPFITYHNSLGIPLYLRIANELYLKRLIIGGFHGVYEFSKNFRNEGMDRLHNPEFTVLELYVAYKDYYWMMKFTEELMKCIYKKVQNEYNIEKKNNWISFQTPFPRIPIFEAIKKNTGLDIKDMEEEGLRKICKKLHIVENRKMNKSKMIENIFEEKCKKHYKNPTFIIDYPVEMSPLTKRHRHKKNLSERFELIINGQEIANAYSELNDPIDQLDRFRKQISEKNTDESMFIDQDFIRALEFGMPPTAGIGIGIDRLVMLLTQKNSIQEVLFFPQMRPENRE